In Anaerolineae bacterium, a genomic segment contains:
- a CDS encoding DUF4870 domain-containing protein, with amino-acid sequence MAEEKALPAPLSPSEERRWAMWAHLSVLLNIITGSVGVFVPLVIYLIYKERSRYVAFQSLQAFIFQLLAWLGAGILAGIAWGVTIGLGVILVGCLCLPIAVLLSLIPLGALVYGVIGGIQCNQGLDFRYWFLGDWLWKQLEGP; translated from the coding sequence ATGGCAGAAGAGAAAGCACTGCCGGCGCCTTTGAGCCCTTCGGAAGAAAGGCGCTGGGCTATGTGGGCTCACCTCAGCGTCCTTCTCAATATCATAACAGGCTCCGTAGGAGTCTTTGTCCCTCTGGTCATTTATCTAATCTATAAGGAACGCTCCCGTTACGTGGCTTTTCAGAGCTTACAGGCTTTTATCTTCCAGCTCTTAGCCTGGCTTGGAGCGGGAATTCTTGCCGGTATAGCCTGGGGTGTAACCATTGGCCTTGGAGTAATTCTTGTGGGCTGTCTGTGCTTGCCTATCGCTGTCCTCCTGAGCTTAATACCTCTTGGCGCTCTCGTTTATGGGGTTATCGGTGGAATACAGTGTAACCAGGGGCTTGATTTCCGGTACTGGTTCTTAGGAGACTGGCTCTGGAAGCAACTTGAAGGCCCTTGA